A single genomic interval of Cucumis sativus cultivar 9930 chromosome 7, Cucumber_9930_V3, whole genome shotgun sequence harbors:
- the LOC101212614 gene encoding putative disease resistance protein RGA4 has translation MAEAILFQVAGEILMKLSSQAFQRLGMLFGLKGDLNKLTTTVSTIKDVLLDAEGRQTKSHLLQNWLHKLEEALYDAEDVLDELSTEALRRELMTRDHKNAKQVRIFFSKSNQIAFNYRMARQIKNIWERLDAIDAEKTQFHLRENCESRTQYGSFDRIMMGRETWSSSNDEEVIGRDDDIKEVKERLLDMNMNVTHNVSFIAIAGMGGIGKTTLAKSLYNDEEVSGFFDLKIWVWVSDQFEVQVVAEKMIESATKNNPSVKGMEALQAKLQKVIGERKYLLVMDDVWNESEEKWHGLKSLLMGGARGSKVLITKRDRKVATEIKSMTSLFTLEGLSESNSWLLFSKVAFKEGKESTDPSTIHLGKEILVRCGGVPLVIRHVGRMLYSKTSQEEWMSFKDNELLEVIQQDNDMTSILKLSYNHLPPNLKRCFAYSSLFPKGYKIEIKDLIRQWVAQGFIEVSNGRKSLEDTGKDYFNELCWRFFYANSSDECNINDIVCMHDVMCEFVRKVAGNKLYVRGNPNNDYVVSEQTLHISFDYGIQSWQDVLSKLCKAKGLRTILLLFRPYEKMNKIDKAILDELFSSFPRLRVLDLHFSQISVVPKSIKKLRHLRYLDLSENDMELIPHSIIELQNLQTLNLTECYELKELPRDIDNLVNLRHLTFEPCMEVTPTSEGMEKLTCLQTISLFVFDCKKTNKLWELNDLSYLTGELKIIGLEKLRSSPSEITLINLKDKKGWQGLNLEWKLGKDEYEGEADETIMEGLEPHPNVESLSINGYTGGALPNWVFNSLMKLTEIEIENCPRVQHLPQFNQLQDLRALHLVGLRSLEFIDKSDPYSSSVFFPSLKFLRLEDMPNLEGWWELGESKVVARETSGKAKWLPPTFPQVNFLRIYGCPKLSSMPKLASIGADVILHDIGVQMVSTIGPVSSFMFLSMHGMTNLKYLWEEFQQDLVSSSTSTMSSPISLRYLTISGCPYLMSLPEWIGVLTSLETLHIKECPKLKSLPEGMQQLKSLKELHIEDCPELEDRCKQGGEDWPNISHVPNFTYKNASDIDTPQSSSGFSHHPFSIVRISVILPNFIRRFRHLRYPNLPENIMKSLPNSITELQNLQMLNLMYCSELMELSRDTRNLINLRHLDFNSSTLTHMPEEMGKLNCPQTLSYFVLDYERSNQLSEPTVLIHLKGDLRIKNLEQLSYNPSELSLVNLKDIKGFKNLELEWNLSPDDQEYEGEDDETSAMEGLERHSNVESLHIDGYSGVGLPNWVSTLLLKLTRITIYKCHRLQHLTQIAHLQALTFLFLDDMSSLEFIDKNEPSSSSSFPSLELLIIENMPNLEGWWELGNTQKNWLPPTFSTLISLHISRCPKFRFMPKPASTGTVVFLRDVSVQLETTLDPLWGLECLTLEKIKDLKYLETMESQLNISSLPIQLRDLEINKCSNLMSLPEWISSITSLEELEIMKCPKLKVAFASAVAPK, from the exons ATGGCCGAAGCAATTCTCTTCCAAGTTGCTGGGGAGATCTTGATGAAGCTAAGCTCTCAAGCTTTCCAGCGTCTTGGGATGCTATTTGGGCTGAAGGGTGATCTTAACAAACTCACAACAACTGTTTCCACCATTAAGGATGTGCTTCTTGATGCGGAGGGACGTCAAACTAAAAGTCACTTGCTGCAAAATTGGCTCCATAAGCTGGAAGAAGCTCTTTATGATGCAGAGGATGTGCTTGATGAACTCTCTACGGAGGCTCTCCGTCGAGAACTGATGACTAGAGATCATAAAAATGCAAAACAAGTAAGGATCTTCTTCTCCAAATCTAATCAAATTGCATTTAATTATAGGATGGCTCGTCAAATAAAGAATATTTGGGAGAGGCTAGATGCTATTGATGCTGAAAAAACACAATTTCACTTGCGTGAAAACTGTGAATCACGGACTCAATACGGTTCATTTGATCGAATAATGATGGGAAGGGAAACTTGGTCTTCTTCAAATGACGAGGAAGTGATTGGAAGGGATGATGAtataaaagaagtaaaagagCGTTTATtggatatgaatatgaatGTCACGCATAATGTTTCGTTCATTGCTATAGCTGGAATGGGTGGGATAGGCAAGACGACCTTGGCTAAATCTCTCTACAATGACGAAGAGGTATCAGGATTTTTCGACTTAAAAATATGGGTTTGGGTTTCTGATCAATTTGAGGTACAAGTGGTAGCggaaaaaatgatagaatCAGCAACCAAAAACAATCCTAGTGTAAAAGGAATGGAAGCTTTACAAGCAAAGCTTCAGAAAGTGATTGGAGAAAGGAAGTATCTGTTAGTTATGGATGATGTATGGAATGAAAGTGAAGAGAAATGGCATGGGTTGAAATCATTGTTGATGGGTGGTGCAAGAGGGAGTAAGGTTTTGATCACAAAGCGTGACAGAAAAGTAGCCACAGAAATCAAAAGCATGACATCTTTGTTCACTTTAGAAGGCTTATCAGAGAGTAATTCCTGGTTATTGTTTAGTAAAGTGGCATTTAAAGAAGGCAAAGAGTCCACAGATCCAAGCACGATACatttaggaaaagaaattttagtGAGATGTGGAGGTGTTCCTCTTGTTATAAGACATGTTGGACGCATGTTATACTCTAAAACTTCACAAGAAGAGTGGATGTCCTTCAAGGATAATGAACTTTTAGAAGTCATTCAACAAGACAATGATATGacatcaatattaaaattgagttATAACCATCTCCCACCAAATTTGAAACGATGTTTTGCATATTCATCCCTGTTTCCCAAAGgatataaaatagaaataaaagacCTAATAAGGCAATGGGTGGCTCAAGGTTTTATTGAAGTgtcaaatggaagaaaatccTTGGAAGATACAGGGAAGGACTATTTTAACGAATTATGTTGGAGGTTTTTTTATGCAAATTCTAGTGATGAGTGTAACATCAATGATATTGTTTGTATGCATGATGTGATGTGTGAGTTTGTAAGGAAGGTGGCaggaaataaattatatgtacGTGGAAATCCCAATAATGATTATGTTGTCAGCGAACAAACACTTCACATTTCATTTGACTACGGAATACAATCATGGCAAGATGTTCTATCTAAATTATGCAAGGCTAAGGGATTAAGAACAATCCTTTTATTATTTCGTCCCTAcgagaaaatgaataaaattgataaagcTATTTTGGATGAATTATTTTCCAGTTTTCCACGTTTGCGAGTATTAGATCTTCATTTCTCGCAGATTTCTGTAGTGCCGAAGTCTATAAAAAAACTTAGACACCTTCGATATTTGGATCTCTCTGAAAATGATATGGAATTAATTCCACATTCTATCATTGAATTGCAAAATTTGCAAACACTAAATCTAACAGAATGCTATGAGCTAAAAGAATTGCCAAGGGACATCGACAATCTTGTAAATCTCAGGCATCTTACCTTTGAACCTTGTATGGAAGTAACTCCTACATCGGAGGGGATGGAGAAGTTGACTTGTCTACAAACAATCagtttatttgtgtttgaCTGCAAAAAGACCAATAAGCTATGGGAATTGAATGATCTCAGTTATTTGACAGGAGAGTTAAAAATCATAGGTTTAGAGAAGTTGAGGTCTTCTCCATCTGAAATCACCTTAATAAACCTGAAAGACAAAAAAGGTTGGCAAggtttaaatttggaatgGAAACTGGGCAAGGATGAATACGAAGGTGAGGCTGATGAAACAATAATGGAAGGCTTGGAACCACATCCAAATGTTGAATCGTTGAGCATTAACGGGTACACTGGAGGAGCATTGCCCAATTGGGTGTTCAACTCGCTTATGAAGTTAactgaaattgaaattgaaaattgccCTAGAGTGCAACATCTACCTCAGTTCAACCAGCTTCAGGATCTCAGAGCTCTACATTTAGTGGGCTTAAGATCTCTCGAGTTCATAGATAAGAGTGATCCATACTCATCATCAGTGTTTTTTCCATCTCTCAAGTTTCTACGTTTAGAAGATATGCCTAATTTGGAAGGATGGTGGGAATTAGGGGAATCAAAAGTAGTAGCAAGGGAGACATCTGGGAAAGCTAAATGGTTGCCTCCAACTTTTCCTCAAGTTAATTTCCTACGTATCTACGGATGTCCGAAGTTAAGTTCCATGCCCAAGCTAGCTTCTATTGGAGCAGATGTTATTTTACATGATATTGGGGTTCAGATGGTGAGTACCATAGGTCCAGTATCGAGTTTTATGTTTCTATCAATGCATGGAATGACGAATCTCAAATATTTATGGGAGGAATTTCAGCAAGATCTAGTTTCTTCAAGTACCTCAACAATGTCCTCACCTATTTCCCTTCGTTATCTGACAATAAGTGGATGCCCCTATCTCATGAGTTTACCGGAATGGATTGGCGTTCTCACTTCCCTTGAAACATTGCATATTAAAGAAtgtccaaaattaaaatcactaCCAGAAGGAATGCAGCAACTCAAATCTTTGAAAGAACTTCACATAGAAGACTGCCCTGAACTAGAGGACAGATGCAAGCAGGGAGGAGAGGATTGGCCAAACATTTCCCACGTTCCCAACTTTACTTACAAAAATGCCTCTGACATTGACACACCACAATCTTCTTCAGGTTTTTCACACCATCCCTTTTCAATCGTTCGTATCTCTGTTATAT TGCCAAACTTTATAAGAAGGTTTAGACATCTTCGATATCCAAACCTCCctgaaaatattatgaaatcaCTTCCAAATTCAATCACTGAATTGCAAAACTTGCAAATGCTAAATCTAATGTACTGTAGCGAACTAATGGAATTGTCAAGGGACACCAGAAATCTTATTAATCTTAGGCATCTTGATTTCAATAGTTCTACCTTAACCCATATGCCCGAAGAGATGGGGAAGTTGAATTGTCCACAGACACTAAGTTATTTTGTCTTGGACTACGAAAGGTCTAATCAGCTGAGTGAACCGACTGTGTTGATCCATTTAAAAGGagatttaagaataaaaaatttagagcaACTGAGTTACAATCCATCTGAACTCAGTTTAGTAAACCTGAAAGACATAAAAGGCTTCAAGAATCTGGAACTAGAATGGAACCTAAGCCCAGATGATCAAGAATATGAAGGTGAGGATGATGAAACTTCAGCAATGGAAGGCCTAGAACGACATTCAAATGTTGAATCCTTGCACATTGACGGGTACAGCGGAGTAGGATTACCCAATTGGGTGTCCACCTTGCTCTTGAAGTTAACTAGAATTACAATTTATAAATGCCATAGATTGCAACATCTAACACAGATAGCCCATCTTCAGGCACTCACATTTCTATTTTTGGATGACATGAGCTCTCTTGAGTTCATAGACAAGAATGAACCATCTTCCTCGTCCTCTTTCCCATCTCTCGAGCTTCTAATTATCGAAAACATGCCGAATTTGGAAGGATGGTGGGAATTAGGGAACACTCAAAAAAATTGGTTACCACCAACTTTCTCTACGCTGATTTCCCTGCATATCTCTAGGTGTCCTAAGTTTAGATTCATGCCCAAGCCAGCTTCAACAGGAACAGTTGTGTTCTTACGTGATGTGAGCGTTCAATTGGAGACTACATTAGATCCATTGTGGGGTTTGGAATGTCTAACACTGGAAAAAATTAAGGATCTCAAATATCTAGAAACCATGGAATCTCAGCTAAACATCAGTTCTTTGCCAATACAACTTCGagatttagaaataaataaatgctCGAATTTGATGAGTTTACCTGAATGGATTAGCAGCATTACTTCGCTAGAGGAGCTGGAGATTATGAAATGCCCGAAACTAAAAGTAGCTTTTGCATCGGCGGTTGCCCCGAAGTAG
- the LOC101212125 gene encoding protein OBERON 4: MKRLKSCDDLDSYAEKNPGKDPVLSRTSSSHRVFYHKSEAVRKNMSSSSGRYYRDRSVDEDREGLRLVRKRSDHDFEGFDRRKGFDRFRESGESRGYAGSSGSGGGGDRIALHRSESYSGTRREYPKGFRSERDRSRREGSVSSWRRFGSWNKDVDEGARNRGGVVGGLEERGSARNSPKGLRDVKSPSLSKDSSSEQSKLRASPSLVSRGMRAQESKSKSPTWSKDSESEQSKSVEVKKGEDLQVESGNNSEMEEGELEPDPEAEPAIGPEAELNVEPESEPKSEIGCEAESFPESEDKLAAEKHLEADNDQREIESENQVEDQKVSIVAEVELLDKGTDMTKSKEVCSDDAGLSESQNVSNNFRNCTKDEVDVVADEGNKLEDSLASEREQRIETDDKNSLETSVQLDVYCKESKGIDPDMKTKDFDVPGKDVEKELSDGEATKISEAMTQNFRDKGKSVAVSPSTSHAAYSTEDGAWADREHGATEICRDNDMEGPSTRGFELFTRSPVRKLERVDESGDIRQRNQKLTLEPLDLSLSLPNVLLPLGATGDSVVAPSSPSRGRSVQSLSNTFCTNSDGFAPSMSFSGSHSFFHNPSCSLNQNSMDNFEQSVGSRPIFQGIDQASQGAWAGQSQNESKSKELPLYQRILMNGNGGIQPSQSSHGIPNIETIMGRHSCEEDSSKIVSGLDRQLSFHKQLAGNSKSNDDVRSPSLRVVSHDGGLTINLEKKRIVKEVSGSLYRASSLKEQDKFSMGGSDLIETVVARLITDQVNEMAKKFNEMTGPFIEHLKASIFEIMSNAPDKRGPLYAIQKTLQTRSDITMDMLLKCNRAQLEILVALKTGLPDFLKEISTVGSADLAEIFLNLRCRNMICKHLLPVDECDCKVCGPKNGFCSACMCLVCSKFDTASETCSWVGCDVCLHWCHVDCALRESYIRNGPSATGDQGATEMQFHCVACGHPSEMFGFVKEVFQNFAKVWTAENLSRELEYVKRIFSASKDVRGKQLHELADHMLSRLANKSNLPEVYTHIMNFISDADFSKLGKTRLPSGKDQSKSSNGISGSCQEAPWLKSVYSEKVPQMERAANAHPSLNYERSDKRVLEPELQISSHREPLFDELDSIVRIKLAEAKMFQARADDARREAEGLKRIAIAKNKKIDEEYTSRIAKLRLIEAEDLRKQKVEELQSLERAHREYSSLKIRMEADIKDLLLKMEATKRNLPL, from the exons TCGTCTTCATCTGGTAGATATTATCGGGATCGATCGGTGGACGAGGATCGGGAAGGTTTGAGGTTGGTGCGTAAGCGGTCAGATCATGATTTTGAAGGTTTTGATAGGCGGAAAGGGTTCGATCGGTTTCGGGAAAGTGGAGAGAGTAGGGGTTATGCTGGCAGTAGTGGAAGTGGCGGTGGAGGGGATCGTATTGCGCTTCATAGGTCGGAAAGCTACTCTGGGACTCGCAGAGAGTATCCTAAAGGGTTTCGATCAGAGCGGGATAGGTCAAGGAGAGAAGGCAGCGTGTCTTCTTGGCGGAGATTTGGGAGCTGGAATAAAGATGTTGACGAGGGAGCAAGAAACAGAGGTGGGGTTGTTGGAGGATTGGAAGAGAGAGGGAGTGCGAGGAATTCTCCCAAGGGATTGAGGGATGTGAAATCCCCGTCTCTGTCTAAAGATTCTAGTAGTGAGCAATCTAAGTTAAGAGCCTCACCTAGTTTGGTTTCAAGGGGTATGAGAGCCCAAGAATCGAAGTCTAAGTCACCAACATGGTCGAAGGACTCAGAGAGTGAACAATCAAAGAGTGTGGAGGTGAAGAAAGGGGAGGACCTGCAGGTTGAAAGTGGTAATAACAGCGAGATGGAGGAAGGAGAATTAGAGCCTGATCCTGAGGCTGAACCTGCTATTGGACCTGAAGCTGAACTAAATGTTGAACCTGAGTCTGAGCCCAAATCTGAAATTGGATGTGAAGCTGAATCTTTTCCTGAGAGTGAGGATAAATTGGCAGCAGAAAAACATTTGGAGGCTGATAATGATCAGAGGGAGATTGAAAGCGAGAACCAAGTAGAAGATCAGAAAGTTAGTATTGTAGCAGAGGTTGAATTGTTGGACAAGGGCACGGATATGACTAAATCAAAAGAAGTTTGCAGTGACGATGCTGGTTTGTCAGAAAGTCAGAATGTGTCGAATAATTTTAGGAATTGTACCAAGGATGAGGTGGATGTTGTGGCTGATGAAGGCAACAAGTTGGAAGACAGTTTAGCAAGTGAAAGAGAACAACGTATTGAGACAGATGACAAGAACTCTTTAGAGACTTCAGTTCAGTTGGATGTGTATTGCAAGGAAAGCAAGGGCATTGATCCAGATATGAAGACTAAGGATTTTGATGTACCAGGCAAAGAtgtagaaaaagaattgtCAGATGGAGAGGCAACAAAAATTAGCGAGGCAATGactcaaaattttagagacaAAGGAAAGAGTGTGGCCGTTAGTCCTTCAACCTCTCACGCTGCATATTCTACAGAAGATGGAGCATGGGCAGACAGAGAACATGGAGCTACTGAAATTTGTAGGGACAATGATATGGAAGGGCCAAGTACCAGGGGGTTTGAGTTGTTCACAAGATCTCCTGTAAGAAAACTCGAGAGAGTGGATGAATCTGGTGATATTAGACAGAGGAATCAAAAGCTTACGTTAGAGCCTCTTGATCTTTCTCTAAGCTTACCGAATGTTTTGTTACCTCTTGGTGCCACTGGTGATTCAGTTGTGGCACCGAGTTCCCCAAGCCGAGGAAGAAGTGTTCAGTCCCTGAGTAATACTTTTTGCACTAATTCAGATGGATTTGCTCCATCAATGTCTTTCTCAGGGTCTCACTCTTTCTTTCACAACCCAAGCTGTTCTTTGAATCAGAATTCAATGGACAACTTCGAACAATCAGTTGGAAGTCGCCCCATATTTCAGGGAATTGATCAGGCTTCTCAAGGAGCTTGGGCGGGACAGTCACAGAATGAGTCTAAGTCGAAGGAACTTCCCCTGTATCAAAGAATTTTGATGAACGGCAATGGTGGCATTCAACCGTCTCAATCATCACATGGTATTCCGAACATTGAAACCATTATGGGTCGTCATTCGTGTGAGGAAGATAGCTCAAAAATTGTCAGTGGATTGGATAGGCAATTAAGCTTTCATAAACAGTTGGCAGGAAACTCCAAGTCTAATGATGATGTCAGATCACCTTCGTTAAGAGTAGTATCTCATGATGGTGGATTAACTattaatttggaaaagaaaagaatagtgAAAGAGGTCAGTGGTAGTTTATATAGAGCTAGTAGCTTGAAGGAACAGGATAAGTTTTCCATGGGAGGTTCAGATTTGATTGAAACTGTAGTTGCCAGACTAATTACTGATCAAGTGAATGAAATGGCCAAGAAATTTAATGAGATGACAGGTCCGTTCATAGAACATCTGAAAGCAAGTATTTTTGAGATCATGTCCAATGCACCAGACAAACGTGGTCCATTATATGCTATCCAGAAAACACTGCAAACTAGGTCGGACATCACTATGGATATGCTACTTAAATGCAACAGAGCACAGTTGGAAATCTTGGTTGCTCTAAAGACTGGTCTACCAGATTTCCTTAAGGAAATAAGTACTGTTGGATCGGCAGACTTAGCTGAGATATTTCTGAACTTAAGATGCAGAAATATGATATGCAAGCATCTTTTGCCTGTGGACGAGTGTGACTGTAAGGTTTGTGGACCAAAAAACGGATTTTGCAGTGCTTGTATGTGTCTTGtttgttcaaaatttgatacGGCCTCTGAGACATGTAGTTGGGTTGGCTGTGATGTTTGTCTTCACTGGTGTCATGTGGATTGTGCCTTACGTGAATCTTATATTAGAAATGGTCCTAGTGCGACAGGGGACCAAGGAGCAACTGAAATGCAGTTTCATTGTGTTGCCTGTGGTCACCCTTCAGAGATGTTTGGGTTCGTGAAGGAGGTTTTTCAGAATTTTGCCAAGGTTTGGACGGCTGAAAATCTCTCCAGGGAACTTGAATATGTTAAAAGAATTTTCTCTGCCAGCAAGGACGTGAGAGGGAAACAACTTCATGAACTTGCTGACCACATGCTGTCAAGATTAGCCAATAAGTCAAATCTTCCTGAGGTGTACACTCATATTATGAATTTCATTTCTG ATGCCGACTTTTCCAAGCTAGGCAAGACACGACTTCCATCTGGAAAGGATCAATCAAAAAGCAGCAACGGAATTTCAGGTTCATGTCAGGAAGCTCCATGGTTGAAATCTGTTTATTCTGAAAAAGTGCCCCAAATGGAAAGAGCAGCGAATGCTCATCCTAGTTTGAACTATGAACGGAGTGACAAACGTGTACTGGAGCCAGAATTGCAGATAAGTTCTCACAGGGAACCTCTTTTTGATGAATTGGACAGCATTGTTAGAATAAAACTTGCAGAGGCCAAAATGTTTCAAGCACGGGCTGATGATGCTAGAAGAGAAGCAGAAGGTTTAAAGCGCATTGCTATTgcgaaaaacaaaaaaattgatgaagaGTACACAAGTAGAATTGCTAAGTTGCGTTTGATAGAAGCCGAGGATTTGCGCAAGCAGAAAGTTGAAGAACTCCAGTCTCTAGAAAGGGCTCATCGAGAATATTCTAGCTTGAAGATACGGATGGAGGCAGATATTAAAGATCTTCTTCTGAAAATGGAAGCTACAAAACGGAACCTCCCATTATGA